A genomic region of Diceros bicornis minor isolate mBicDic1 chromosome 39, mDicBic1.mat.cur, whole genome shotgun sequence contains the following coding sequences:
- the TTLL2 gene encoding LOW QUALITY PROTEIN: probable tubulin polyglutamylase TTLL2 (The sequence of the model RefSeq protein was modified relative to this genomic sequence to represent the inferred CDS: inserted 2 bases in 2 codons; deleted 1 base in 1 codon; substituted 3 bases at 3 genomic stop codons) codes for MAEREPPAAILKPRVFCVDETTPEVVQVSCWSRWDKFDKQEQNVEDWNLNWRTSSYRMTEHINIKPWQQLNHHLGMTKLTRKGSLAKQLQHMKRMYGTPLYEFIPLTFIMPSDDSKFVAEYFKEEQMLGTKHSYWICKPAELSLGRGIIIFSDIKDXIFDDTSIVQKYICNPLLVGRYKCDLHIYICATSFKPLTIYIYQEGSMRFATEKFDLSNLQKDYAHLTNSSINKSGASCEKIKVAIGRGGKWTLSRFFSHLHSWGVDDLLLXQEINHVVILXVLAVAPSVPVAANCFELFGSDILIYDNLKPWLLEVNYGPALSLDCSRDVSVKRRLIRDTSELIYLQGLRNKRRESSYAANGNSGVSLAHVDKGRFNKAYSTLSYESLLQFTSRTFNKDESAMKKLVRTCPENKCTSQPREMMTRKKDLLHPTREPPKSKPKLKGRQTPCXAFIPYVSLIQSRACKTSVPPGVPSDNSEVPDPQAGXFVLIFPFNEATFGASRNGLHVKRISQELQKLMNKQHSQVAEKKKTKRRRHGCLKTRDSYSRESEGSVPHLGVRHMGFVTEYRRGCIYKYNNSDKWDMFTW; via the exons ATGGCAGAACGTGAACCCCCGGCAGCCATCTTGAAACCACGGGTGTTCTGTGTTGATGAAACCACACCGGAAGTGGTGCAGGTGTCCTGCTGGAGCCGGTGGGATAAATTTGATAAACAAGAGCAGAATGTTGAAGACTGGAACCTGAATTGGAGGACTTCCTCTTACCGGATGACTGAACACATCAACATTAAGCCGTGGCAACAACTAAACCACCACCTGGGCATGACCAAGCTTACCAGGAAGGGCTCTTTGGCCAAGCAGCTGCAGCACATGAAGAGGATGTATGGCACTCCTCTCTATGAATTCATCCCCCTGACATTCATCATGCCCAGTGACGACAGCAAGTTTGTGGCTGAATACTTTAAGGAGGAGCAGATGCTGGGCACCAAGCACAGCTATTGGATTTGCAAGCCTGCGGAACTATCTCTTGGGAGGGGAATAATAATTTTCAGTGACATTAAGGACTAAATCTTTGATGATACATCTATAGTACAGAAATATATCTGCAACCCTTTACTTGTGGGTAGATATAAATGTGACCTCCACATCTACATTTGTGCCACAAGCTTTAAGcctttgactatttatatttatcAGGAAGGGTCAATGAGGTTTGCCACGGAGAAGTTTGACCTCAGTAATTTGCAAAAAGATTATGCCCATTTGACCAACAGCAGCATCAATAAATCCGGGGCGTCGTGTGAGAAGATCAAAGTAGCCATCGGTCGTGGTGGGAAGTGGACCCTCAGCAGGTTCTTCTCCCACCTTCATAGTTGGGGTGTGGATGATCTGCTTCTGTAGCAGGAAATCAACCACGTGGTGATTC AGGTGCTTGCCGTTGCTCCGTCAGTTCCCGTCGCTGCCAATTGCTTTGAGCTCTTTGGATCTGATATTTTGATTTATGACAACTTGAAACCATGGCTCTTAGAGGTCAACTACGGGCCAGCCCTGTCCTTAGATTGTTCGAGGGATGTATCGGTGAAGAGAAGA TTAATCCGTGACACTAGTGAACTGATTTACTTACAGGGTCTAAGAAACAAGAGAAGAGAAAGTAGTTATGCTGCAAATGGAAATTCCGGTGTCTCCCTTGCTCATGTCGATAAAGGAAGATTCAATAAAGCTTACAGCACTCTTTCCTATGAGTCTCTCTTACAGTTCACCAGCAGAACATTTAATAAGGATGAATCCGCCATGAAGAAACTTGTAAGAACATGCCCTGAAAATAAATGTACCTCCCAGCCTAGAGAAATGATGACCAGGAAGAAGGATTTACTTCACCCAACAAGAGAGCCACCCAAATCCAAACCAAAGTTAAAGGGCAGACAGACACCTTGCTAGGCGTTTATTCCCTATGTGTCGCTCATTCAGTCACGGGCCTGCAAGACCAGCGTCCCCCCGGGTGTCCCGTCAGACAACAGTGAAGTGCCAGATCCCCAGGCAG AATTTGTTCTCATTTTTCCTTTCAATGAAGCTACTTTTGGAGCTTCTAGGAATGGATTGCATGTCAAAAGAATAAGCCAAGAGCTCCAGAAACTAATGAATAAGCAACATTCCCAAgtggcagaaaagaaaaaaacaaaacggaGGCGACATGGTTGTTTGAAAACCAGGGATTCCTACAGCAGGGAGAGCGAGGGCTCAGTCCCTCACCTTGGTGTTCGGCACATGGGCTTCGTCACGGAGTACAGACGCGggtgtatatacaaatataacaaCTCTGACAAGTGGGATATGTTCACGTGGTGA